The Sporomusa termitida genome has a window encoding:
- the fliG gene encoding flagellar motor switch protein FliG codes for MYQSNELTGKQKAAILLIALGPDISAQVLKHMREDEIEKLTLEIANQRKLSQEQKDKVLTEFHQMCLAKEYISNGGLDYAREVLEKALGAEKAVSIINRLTTSLQIRPFDFARKTDPSQLLNFIQNEHPQTIALIMAYLQPEQSAAIVSALAPERQVDVARRIATMDRTSPDVIRDVERILERKLSSLVTQDFTAAGGVDSIVEILNRVDRTTERTIIENMEVQNPELAEEIKKRMFVFEDIVLLDDRSLQLVLREIDNKDLALALKATSGEVANKIYKNISKRAAEMLREEIEYMGPVRIRDVEEAQQKIVNNIRRLEESGEIVVSRGKGDEIIV; via the coding sequence ATGTACCAGTCAAATGAATTGACAGGCAAACAAAAAGCAGCAATCTTACTAATCGCTTTAGGTCCTGACATCTCAGCCCAGGTATTAAAACACATGCGTGAAGATGAGATCGAAAAATTAACGCTGGAAATTGCCAATCAACGCAAATTGTCGCAGGAACAAAAAGATAAAGTGCTGACTGAATTTCATCAGATGTGTTTAGCTAAGGAATACATTAGCAATGGTGGTTTGGATTATGCCCGTGAAGTACTGGAAAAGGCATTGGGCGCAGAAAAAGCGGTATCAATCATAAACCGGCTGACCACTAGCCTGCAGATACGCCCTTTCGATTTTGCCCGCAAAACAGACCCCAGCCAGCTGCTTAACTTCATCCAAAATGAACACCCGCAAACCATTGCCTTAATTATGGCCTATCTTCAGCCTGAACAATCAGCAGCGATTGTGTCGGCCCTCGCGCCGGAACGGCAGGTGGATGTTGCCAGACGTATTGCGACCATGGACCGTACATCGCCGGATGTTATCCGCGATGTGGAAAGAATCCTGGAACGCAAGCTGTCGTCGCTGGTGACGCAGGACTTTACCGCTGCCGGTGGTGTGGATTCAATTGTGGAGATTCTTAACCGGGTTGACAGGACTACGGAACGTACCATCATTGAGAATATGGAAGTGCAGAATCCCGAGCTGGCCGAGGAAATCAAAAAACGGATGTTCGTATTCGAAGATATTGTGCTGCTTGACGACAGATCCCTTCAGCTTGTACTCCGGGAGATTGATAACAAAGACCTGGCCTTGGCTCTCAAAGCCACCTCCGGCGAAGTAGCCAATAAAATTTATAAAAACATTTCCAAGCGGGCGGCGGAGATGCTCCGGGAAGAAATTGAGTATATGGGGCCGGTGCGCATAAGAGATGTTGAGGAAGCTCAGCAAAAGATTGTTAATAATATTCGTCGTCTTGAAGAATCGGGTGAAATTGTGGTTTCCCGTGGCAAAGGAGACGAGATCATTGTCTAG
- a CDS encoding FliH/SctL family protein produces the protein MSRILKSVFFERTAPVIIKYRPPVPEPVCEVEAEPEPVIPEICLEEVQAAADNILAQAQAAAARCLADAQTQARELACAAREEGHAQGYQAGLAEGQQAALAEMQQTLQQAVEKADRTVKLAEQEAQHMIIDAERQIVELALAVAGKVIARELAENPATILPIVKEALAKVRDQDHIVIRVNPGDYEMVLMAKHDLQLMVGREHAVSVSADQIVAAGGCVIDTAQGTVDAKLDTKLEMVFKAIQETLP, from the coding sequence TTGTCTAGAATATTAAAAAGTGTATTCTTTGAAAGAACGGCGCCGGTAATTATCAAATACCGGCCGCCGGTACCCGAACCGGTGTGCGAGGTGGAGGCGGAGCCGGAACCTGTAATCCCGGAAATCTGCCTGGAGGAGGTGCAGGCCGCCGCTGACAATATCCTCGCTCAGGCGCAGGCTGCAGCGGCCCGGTGTCTGGCTGATGCTCAGACCCAGGCCCGGGAACTGGCCTGTGCGGCCCGGGAAGAAGGTCATGCTCAGGGCTACCAGGCCGGTTTGGCGGAAGGGCAGCAGGCGGCGCTGGCGGAAATGCAGCAAACCTTGCAACAGGCCGTGGAAAAAGCCGACCGAACTGTAAAGCTGGCTGAGCAGGAAGCACAGCATATGATTATTGATGCCGAGCGGCAAATTGTTGAGCTTGCCCTGGCTGTAGCCGGCAAAGTAATCGCCCGGGAGCTTGCAGAAAACCCGGCAACGATACTGCCGATAGTAAAAGAGGCTCTGGCTAAGGTCCGCGATCAGGACCACATTGTTATCCGCGTTAACCCTGGCGACTATGAGATGGTATTAATGGCTAAACATGATTTGCAGCTTATGGTAGGCAGGGAACATGCGGTTAGCGTCAGCGCCGACCAGATAGTCGCGGCCGGCGGCTGTGTTATTGATACCGCTCAGGGCACTGTTGATGCGAAGCTGGATACAAAACTGGAAATGGTATTTAAAGCCATTCAGGAAACACTGCCATGA
- the fliI gene encoding flagellar protein export ATPase FliI, translating into MSTVFDPARYLSAIHNADTMKLNGKITQIIGLVIESQGPNANLGELCYIHPRNQGEPIPAEVVGFRENRVLLMPVGELQGIGPGCEVVSAHRLLRVNVGRQLLGRVLDGLGNPIDGKGPLISSTQYPLHAMPPPPLNRRRIMDKLAVGVRSIDSVLTLGRGQRVGIMAGSGVGKSTLLGMIARNTEADISVIALIGERGREVREFIERDLGEEGLKRAVVVVATSDQPALVRLKGAMTATAIAEYFRDQGMDVMLMMDSVTRFAMAQREIGLTVGEPPATRGYTPSVFAMLPKLLERSGTGDRGSITGIYTVLVDGDDMNEPIADAVRSILDGHIVLSRNLAAQNHYPAIDVLSSVSRVMLEIAEREHVQCAQRLRSLLATYREAEDLINIGAYARGSNANIDKAIEVIAGITGFLQQDVHENTPVAETIERLKKLVA; encoded by the coding sequence ATGAGCACCGTGTTTGATCCTGCCAGATATCTGTCGGCTATACATAACGCTGATACTATGAAACTCAATGGTAAGATTACGCAAATTATAGGCTTGGTTATTGAGTCGCAGGGGCCTAATGCCAACCTGGGAGAATTGTGCTATATTCATCCGCGCAATCAGGGGGAGCCGATTCCGGCCGAGGTTGTGGGGTTTAGAGAAAACCGGGTCCTCCTGATGCCTGTCGGTGAGCTGCAGGGGATTGGGCCTGGGTGCGAAGTAGTATCTGCACACCGGCTGCTCAGGGTCAATGTTGGCCGGCAGCTTTTGGGCCGCGTGCTTGACGGTCTCGGTAATCCGATTGACGGTAAGGGACCGCTGATTAGCAGTACCCAGTACCCGCTGCACGCTATGCCGCCACCGCCATTAAACCGCCGGCGGATTATGGACAAGCTGGCGGTGGGTGTGCGTTCGATTGACAGTGTTTTAACCCTGGGGCGTGGGCAGCGGGTAGGTATAATGGCCGGCAGCGGTGTTGGCAAAAGCACTTTGCTGGGGATGATCGCCCGCAACACAGAAGCGGATATTAGTGTCATTGCCCTTATTGGCGAACGGGGCCGGGAAGTGCGGGAGTTTATTGAGCGTGATTTAGGCGAAGAGGGGTTAAAACGGGCGGTTGTTGTTGTGGCTACCTCTGATCAGCCGGCGCTGGTCAGGCTCAAAGGGGCGATGACCGCAACGGCAATCGCTGAATATTTCCGGGATCAGGGTATGGATGTCATGCTGATGATGGATTCAGTAACCCGGTTTGCTATGGCTCAGCGGGAAATCGGTCTGACAGTGGGTGAGCCGCCGGCTACCAGGGGGTACACACCGTCGGTGTTTGCCATGTTGCCTAAACTGCTGGAACGCTCAGGGACAGGGGACCGGGGATCAATAACCGGAATCTATACAGTGCTTGTTGACGGGGATGATATGAATGAACCGATTGCCGATGCTGTTCGCAGCATCTTAGACGGACACATCGTTTTATCCAGGAACCTGGCGGCACAAAACCATTATCCCGCGATTGATGTGTTAAGCAGTGTCAGCCGGGTTATGCTGGAGATTGCCGAGCGCGAGCATGTGCAGTGCGCCCAGCGGCTGCGAAGCCTGCTGGCCACCTATCGTGAGGCCGAGGATCTGATCAACATTGGGGCCTATGCCCGCGGCAGCAATGCCAATATTGATAAAGCAATCGAGGTTATTGCCGGTATAACAGGTTTCCTCCAGCAGGATGTGCATGAAAATACACCGGTGGCGGAAACCATTGAACGACTCAAGAAACTTGTTGCGTAA
- the fliJ gene encoding flagellar export protein FliJ, translated as MKKFRFRLETLLKFRQMQEDQAQVRLAEATESWQQEQAQLAGLHDNLAANLALFSQQQSTGSLPVETLKIFSDYTDKINRMISDQQIQVAKAASRRQECLSVLERAIQQRQLVSNLREKCLDRYKEELLQDEQKILDELGTQAFGRNRGRGIQ; from the coding sequence ATGAAAAAATTCCGCTTCCGTCTTGAGACGTTGCTGAAATTCAGGCAGATGCAAGAAGATCAGGCTCAGGTCAGGCTGGCTGAGGCTACGGAGTCCTGGCAGCAGGAGCAGGCACAGTTAGCTGGGCTGCACGATAATCTTGCGGCTAATCTTGCGTTATTTAGCCAGCAACAATCGACCGGCAGCTTGCCGGTCGAGACTCTTAAGATATTTAGTGATTATACCGATAAAATTAACAGGATGATCAGTGATCAGCAAATACAGGTAGCGAAAGCAGCCAGCCGGCGGCAGGAATGCCTGTCAGTACTGGAACGGGCAATTCAGCAGCGGCAGCTGGTGAGCAACCTGCGCGAGAAATGCCTAGACCGATATAAGGAAGAATTACTGCAAGACGAGCAAAAGATTCTCGACGAGCTGGGAACACAGGCATTTGGGCGTAACCGGGGGAGGGGAATACAGTGA
- a CDS encoding lytic transglycosylase domain-containing protein — MQGVNQVRQRIIELERRFLPAGLENSAAGDFAGALATAAAGQLQDRPAAGPGVNQGDVARMIQLAAAKYGVDPKLAMAVAEAESGLATEAVSPAGATGVMQLMPATARSLGVRNINDPRENIDGGVRYLKQMLTMFAGDVTKAVAAYNAGPQAVKNYNGVPPYSETRDYVTRVLSLAK, encoded by the coding sequence ATACAAGGGGTAAATCAGGTGCGGCAGCGGATCATAGAGCTTGAGCGGCGTTTTTTACCGGCAGGTCTGGAAAACAGCGCCGCCGGTGATTTTGCCGGCGCCCTGGCCACCGCTGCTGCCGGCCAGCTGCAAGACCGGCCGGCAGCTGGCCCGGGTGTAAATCAGGGTGATGTTGCCAGGATGATTCAGCTTGCCGCTGCTAAATATGGTGTTGATCCTAAATTGGCCATGGCTGTAGCCGAGGCTGAATCAGGATTAGCCACTGAGGCTGTTTCCCCTGCCGGTGCCACCGGGGTGATGCAGCTAATGCCGGCTACGGCCCGTTCGCTGGGGGTTCGTAATATTAACGACCCCCGTGAGAATATTGACGGTGGTGTCCGCTATCTCAAACAGATGCTGACTATGTTTGCCGGTGATGTTACCAAGGCAGTCGCTGCTTACAATGCCGGACCACAGGCAGTAAAGAACTATAATGGTGTTCCTCCGTACAGTGAGACACGCGACTATGTGACCAGGGTATTATCGCTGGCTAAGTAG
- a CDS encoding MotE family protein — translation MAEKQKKTVVDPKQPQPAGSGLGLKVLVILVTLLILVTLAFAAGVYLKLIDVEKLARDMKLDQYPVIGNYLPKTNFEAVELAEEDIPVQQEEVPVNPEQSQQPASLFPVPQVINPNLITPEDLEKQDKLRQQEENKRIARLSRLYGSMKPDEATAIMQELDDATVLAIFSKMEEDQVAKILARFDSKRAASLTQDMLRGKAQLSNL, via the coding sequence ATGGCTGAAAAACAAAAAAAAACTGTTGTAGATCCGAAACAACCGCAGCCGGCTGGTTCAGGCCTAGGGCTTAAAGTGCTGGTTATTCTCGTAACCTTGTTAATTTTAGTCACACTCGCTTTTGCTGCCGGTGTTTACTTAAAGCTTATTGATGTTGAAAAACTGGCCAGGGATATGAAGCTGGACCAATACCCGGTGATTGGCAATTATTTGCCAAAAACCAATTTTGAAGCGGTGGAGCTTGCGGAAGAGGATATACCTGTTCAGCAGGAGGAGGTCCCGGTTAACCCTGAGCAGAGCCAGCAACCGGCCAGTCTTTTCCCGGTGCCTCAGGTCATTAACCCCAACCTGATTACGCCGGAAGATCTGGAAAAGCAGGATAAGCTCAGGCAGCAGGAAGAAAACAAGCGCATCGCCAGGCTCTCCCGGCTGTATGGCAGTATGAAACCGGATGAAGCCACTGCGATTATGCAGGAACTTGATGATGCTACTGTCCTGGCGATTTTCAGTAAAATGGAGGAAGATCAGGTAGCCAAAATACTGGCCCGCTTTGATTCTAAACGCGCTGCCAGTCTTACGCAGGACATGCTTAGAGGCAAGGCCCAGCTGTCTAACCTTTAA
- a CDS encoding flagellar hook-length control protein FliK → MNTAQNMLPVQPSATPAASGKNTAARSGSQQKSFSDTLSGSVAKSDKAPAAARDQATANEAKQAGNSMLPGGIPNPAKKAGNTANSQTPAKPAGEPADREQADLTQLGQSAVAVDNTGLLSQILLAAVGAYQLPAAGAEPALAPEAADAAAGAAGVGQETAAEPSVPELPAQPARQAMVTAAAAEAEGAGVNLSKQSLDSRPAGAQSGQAQLPVNPDIAGPAPGPATAAATDRAQTAGLQTAFAVHGKEAVRATEQPAAEVVTDAEQQPALPVAAAASPARSSRQNAGEGQQEDLTDSALFEQALATKNANANLKEATPSIFLQGLETALLSKNDALAGKVADGKLPTGPATDMYQVVDQIVEQSRVVAKLQNTAMVIKLKPEHLGELTLKVVVENGAINASFHSNNPEVRSIIEASLPQLKQELVNNGLKVENVGVYAGLSQFLPNHDQERNSRQQFAKLTNKKNAGEFVEAIVAETEAGKMNGTGGLAGVDYRI, encoded by the coding sequence ATGAATACAGCGCAGAATATGCTGCCTGTCCAGCCGTCGGCAACGCCGGCCGCATCAGGCAAAAACACTGCCGCCAGATCCGGCAGTCAGCAAAAGTCTTTTAGTGATACCCTTAGCGGGTCGGTCGCTAAATCAGACAAAGCGCCGGCCGCGGCCCGGGATCAGGCAACCGCCAATGAGGCTAAGCAGGCCGGCAACTCTATGCTGCCTGGCGGCATACCAAACCCTGCTAAAAAAGCCGGCAATACAGCTAACAGCCAAACGCCGGCAAAACCTGCCGGGGAGCCGGCCGACCGCGAGCAGGCTGACCTGACGCAGCTTGGCCAGAGTGCGGTGGCTGTAGACAATACCGGTCTGCTTTCCCAGATCCTCTTAGCCGCTGTTGGCGCCTATCAGCTGCCTGCAGCCGGTGCCGAGCCTGCGCTCGCGCCAGAAGCGGCAGACGCCGCCGCCGGTGCAGCCGGCGTCGGTCAGGAAACGGCTGCAGAGCCGTCGGTTCCGGAATTGCCGGCACAACCGGCCAGGCAAGCAATGGTGACTGCCGCTGCCGCAGAAGCTGAGGGGGCGGGGGTTAACTTAAGCAAGCAGAGCCTGGACTCCAGGCCGGCCGGCGCGCAGTCCGGCCAGGCACAGCTCCCGGTTAACCCGGATATTGCAGGACCGGCCCCAGGACCGGCAACAGCGGCCGCGACAGACCGGGCACAGACCGCAGGGCTGCAGACCGCATTCGCCGTCCACGGTAAAGAGGCAGTGAGGGCAACAGAGCAACCAGCTGCAGAGGTAGTTACCGACGCGGAGCAACAACCGGCGCTGCCCGTTGCCGCAGCGGCTTCACCGGCGAGAAGTTCCCGGCAGAATGCCGGTGAGGGACAACAAGAAGACCTGACCGATTCCGCTTTGTTTGAACAGGCGCTCGCCACAAAAAATGCTAATGCCAATCTGAAGGAAGCCACGCCCTCTATTTTCCTGCAGGGGCTGGAAACCGCCTTGCTGTCTAAAAATGATGCCCTGGCCGGCAAGGTTGCTGATGGTAAACTGCCAACCGGCCCGGCGACAGATATGTATCAGGTTGTCGACCAGATTGTTGAGCAATCCCGGGTTGTTGCCAAGCTGCAAAATACAGCCATGGTCATAAAACTGAAACCGGAGCATCTGGGTGAGCTTACCCTGAAAGTAGTTGTCGAGAACGGGGCGATTAATGCCAGTTTCCATTCCAACAACCCCGAAGTGCGCAGCATTATTGAGGCATCCCTGCCCCAGCTTAAACAGGAGCTGGTCAATAACGGCCTTAAAGTGGAAAACGTGGGTGTTTATGCCGGCTTAAGCCAGTTTTTGCCCAATCATGACCAGGAGCGCAATTCGCGCCAGCAATTTGCTAAGCTTACTAACAAAAAAAATGCCGGCGAGTTTGTCGAGGCGATTGTGGCGGAGACGGAAGCCGGAAAAATGAATGGCACCGGTGGCCTGGCCGGTGTTGATTACCGTATTTAA
- a CDS encoding flagellar hook capping FlgD N-terminal domain-containing protein, whose product MDVYGVGSKTTTNSADATRKKNDDLGKNDFLKLLTVQLRYQDPMNPMEDKEFIAQMAQFSSLEQMQNMNSSMAMSQASGLIGMQVNWLDGNAEEWTGIVQSVRLIEGQPKLIIGDMALDLSQVVSVQVPKSAAE is encoded by the coding sequence ATGGATGTATATGGTGTTGGCAGCAAAACCACAACCAACAGTGCCGATGCTACCCGCAAGAAAAACGACGATCTTGGCAAAAATGATTTTCTGAAGCTGCTGACCGTGCAGCTTAGGTATCAGGACCCGATGAACCCCATGGAGGATAAGGAGTTCATCGCCCAGATGGCCCAGTTTTCCAGCCTGGAGCAGATGCAAAATATGAATTCCTCAATGGCTATGTCGCAGGCCAGCGGGTTAATCGGCATGCAGGTAAACTGGCTTGACGGCAATGCGGAGGAGTGGACGGGGATCGTTCAGTCTGTGCGGTTGATTGAAGGGCAGCCTAAGCTGATTATCGGCGATATGGCTCTGGACCTGAGTCAGGTAGTCTCTGTGCAAGTACCTAAAAGTGCCGCCGAATAA
- a CDS encoding TIGR02530 family flagellar biosynthesis protein: protein MADNRIYNPYQPLNPAASPSNTVASPGGKTQNKITAGPSFNQILEQEIAGVKFSQHALQRLHSRKIQLDGSQLSKLSQAVDKAAQKGAKESLILMSDNLAFVVSVKNKTVITAIDGASIKDNVFTNIDSAVII from the coding sequence ATGGCCGACAACCGAATTTATAACCCTTATCAGCCGCTCAATCCCGCAGCTTCACCCAGTAACACCGTCGCATCACCCGGTGGAAAAACCCAAAACAAAATAACTGCCGGCCCTAGTTTCAACCAGATTCTGGAACAGGAAATCGCCGGTGTGAAATTCTCCCAGCATGCTCTGCAGCGTTTGCACAGCCGCAAGATACAGCTTGACGGCAGTCAGCTTAGCAAGCTCAGCCAGGCGGTGGATAAAGCAGCGCAAAAAGGCGCGAAAGAGTCTTTGATTCTCATGAGTGATAATCTGGCGTTTGTTGTCAGTGTCAAGAACAAAACGGTGATTACCGCGATTGACGGCGCCAGCATTAAGGACAACGTATTTACCAATATTGACAGTGCCGTAATTATTTGA